Genomic window (Thermodesulfobacteriota bacterium):
GACTCGAGGAGGTCCTTCGTCTCCTCGATGGCGGCGGCCACGTCGAGGTCCCACTCCTCGGCAAGCCCTTCCGCGATGTCGCGTTCCGGCGTGTGGGCCCGCTCGTACGCCGCGTCGATCCGCGCGAGGAGCTCCTCCGCCGGACTCTGGACCACGCGGACCGGACCGGTAAGGAACCGCATCTCGTCGATCGCCTCGCGGGCCTCCGGGTTCCCCGAAAGCAGGACGAGCTCCCCGGAGGCGGACCGGCACGGCAGGATCAGATGCTTCCTGGCGTAGCCGATCGGGATCTTCGAGACCAGCGCCGTTTCCGGGTGGAGCTCCCCCGGGGCTGCCGCGCCGTGAGCGGCGTTGGAGGTCACGGCCGGACCTCCTCCTTCCTCTGCGGCAGCGCGCGCTGTATCTCCTCGGACTTCGGGTCGAACGCGCCGAGGAGCCGCCGCTGCCGGTCCTCGAGCGCCTTGTTGAGCATCCCCGGCTCCGTGATGATGTGCGGAGTCAGCAGGATCACGAGGTTCGTGCGATTCTTCGACGTCGATTTGAAGCGGAAGAGGTATCCGAGCAGCGGGATGTCTCCGAGGAGCGGGACCTTGCTCTCGTTCTTGATGTCGGTCTCCTGCACGATGCCGCCGATGACCACCGTGTCGCCGCTCTTTACGAGGACCGTGGTCTTGGCCGAGCGCTTCGTCGTGGTCGGCCCCACCGACGACGTGTCGAGCAGGCTGGTGGCCTGCAGCGCGGAAGACTCCTGGTAGATGTCGAGGCTGACGAACTCGCTCTCGTGGATGTGCGGAGTGATCCGGAGCGTGACGCCCACGTCCTTGCGCTCCACCGTGTTGATGACGTTGGCGAGGTTCGTCGAGTCGCGCGACTGGCTCGTGATGAAGGGGACGTTCGAGCCGACGATGATCTCCGCCTCCTTGTTGTTCTGGGTGAGGAGGTGGGGGGAGGAGAGGATCTTCACGTTGTCGTTGGTCTGCGCGGCCCGCAGGATCGCGGCGACGGCCGGGACCTCGGTCCCGTCGGGAAGCTTCACGTTCCCGCCGATCCCGCCGGCGAGCAGCCCCGTGCCGGAGAAGACCAGCGGATTGCCGGTGGCGAGGGAGCCGAGGAGGCTGTTGATGTTCCCCGCGAAGTCGAAGTTCGTCCCGGTGAGGACCGCCCCGTCGTCCTTCTTGCTGGTCTGGAACGCCCCGCGGAACTCCACCCCCACGTCCAGCCCCTTGTCGAGGGTGATCTCCATGATCGCCGCCTCGACGAAGACCTGCCGCCGCCGGATGTCGAGCTTGCGGATGACCTGGACCAGCGTCTCGTAGTCGTTGGGGGAGGCCACGATGACGAGGGAGTTGGTCGCCTTGTCGGCGGTGACCTTCACGCCGCCTTCGAGCTCGGCGGCGATCAGCGCCCGGGCGGCCGGCTGGGCCGCCGTCGCCGGCGGACGCACCTGCGTCGCTACCTGCCCCGGCTGGCTTCCCGAGAGGGAGGAGAGGACCTTCGCCACCTCTTCCGCGTCGGCGTTTTCGAGGTAATAGACGTTGATCTTCCCGCCGGCGGCCGGGCCGGCGACGTCGAGCCGCGCGATGAGGTCCGCCACGTCGTTCAGGACATCCGGCGGCGCGAGGACGATCAGGTGGTTCGTCCGCGCCTCGGGGATGAACTTCACGACCGCTCCCTGCGCGGGCGAGAGCCGCCGGGCGGCTCCGCGGGCGGCCGCCGGCGTCGCCGGCGCGCCAGGCGCGGCGGAGGTCTGGAACAGCAGCTCCAGCGTCTTCGCCAGGTCCTGCGCCGAAGCATAGTTGAGCTGGAAGAGCTTCATTTCGCCCTGCGACTCCACGTCGACCAGCCGGAGGATCCCCATGAGGCGGTCGATATTGGACCGCGTGTCGATCAGCATGACCGTGTTCGACGAGGCGATGGGAGAGATCATTCCGTCCTTCGACAGCAGCGGAGTCAGGAGCTGGACGACCTCGGTCGTCTCCACGTGCTGGAGGGGTATCAGCCGGGTGATGAACTCCGCCCCCGGCTTCCCCTTGCCGTCGGTGGCGATCGTGTCCTGGCGGGCTTCCCGGGCCGGTACGATCTTGATCGTGTTCCCGAAGTCGACGGTGGTGAATCCCTTGACCTGGAGGACGGAGAGGAAGACGTTGTACGCCTCCTCCTCGGTCATCTTCCGGGGAGAGATGATCGTGACCTTTCCCTGAACCCGCTCGTCGAAGATGAAGTTCTTCCGGGTCTGCTCGCTCATGAACTTGATCAGCACCGGGAGCTCGACGTCGGTGAAATCCAGGGAAATGTATACGGGCGCGCGGCCCGACTTCGGCTTACCGGGCGGCTTTGCCCCCGGGGCGGGGGCCCCGGAGGGGGCGGAAGGCGGCGCGGCCTCGGCCGGAAGGCGGATGGCCGGGAGCGGACCTTCCTCCTGCGCGGGGGCCGGCGGGGCCACTGGCTGTTCCGTCTCGGCCGCAGGCGCAGCCGTGGCGAAGAGTAGCATCGCCGCGATCAGAATGGCCTTTATAGGCATGAGGGTCTCCCTGGTCATCGGATTTCGTATTTGAGCGTGCTCTTCTGTCCCCTGCGGATGATATCCACCGTCAACTGCTTTTCGTCCTTCAGATTCTGGAAGATCGTGTACAGGTTCTCGGGAGAGGAGAGGGCCACCCCGTTCACCTGCTGGAGCACGTCCCCGCCCTGGAAGCCGAGCTTCTCGAAGGTCGTCCCCGGACGGATGGCCGCGATGCGGTATCCAGCGGACTTGTTCGCCTCGAAGTAGGGCACCATCCGGATCTGCGTCATGTACTGGTTGATGTTCCCCGCCAGGTGCGCCACGTCCGCCTCATTCAAGGCGAAGGCGTTTTCCGCGAGGCGCTCCACGCGGATGTCGTTTCCGCCCGGGGCTCCGGCGGACGGCGGCGGCGCGGCAGATCTGCCCGCGGCAGGCGGGGGAGCCGCCGGCGCGACCGTGCGCCCCTTGCTCCCCACGGGGAGGAGGTCGAGCTGCTCCGTCTCTCCGCCGCGGGAGATCCGCGCCTGGTCGCGGCTGACGTATGTGAGCACCGCGCCGGGCTCCACATCGGTATTGATCCGGACGACCTTCGGCTCCTTCATCCCGTCGGCCCACAGGACGGCGCGGGAATCGCCCGGGCGGCTGGAGACGATCGTGCCGATGAGGGCGAAGTTCGATCGCGCGACGGCGGCGCCGCCGCTTGCGACGGCAGGGAGCTTCGAGGGCAGCGTCATGCCGGCAGAGGGGGCGAACAGGTTCTTCCACGTTTCCGGAGCGGGTGCGGGGGCGGGGCGTGCCGAAGGGGCGGGGGCGGATTTCGGAGCCGCTTTCGGGGCGTAGGCGCGCAGCGAAATGTACCTCGTGAGCATGACCCCCAGGGATACGGCGGAGACGAGAATCGATACCCCGAGAACTCCCTGGAAAACCGGTTTTCGCATCCGGCCCTCGCCCCGCGAATTTAGTCTTATATTATCGCTGACTTGTCCGCGAAACGTCAACAACGGGATTGCGCCTCCATTTTGACACCGGCGTTGCGCCATGTTATTCGTATACCACCTATGTCAGACACCAGGCCGGGACCCGCGGGTCCGGAAATCAGGCAATCAACGGATTTTCTTAGGGATATCGTGCGCCAGCACACCCGGTCCGGCACGTACGGCGGGCGGGTCGTGACCCGGTTCCCCCCCGAGCCCAACGGATACCTGCACATCGGCCACGCCAAGTCCATCTGCCTGAATTTCGGTATCGCCAGCGAATTCGGGGGGATCTGCCACCTCCGGATGGACGACACGAACCCGGAGACCGAGGACATGAAGTACGTCGAGGCGATCATGCGCGACGTGCGGTGGCTCGGGTTCGACTGGCGGGACAAGATGTTCTACGCATCGGATTATTACGAGCGGCTCTACGATCTCGCCGTCCGGCTGATCCGGGACGGGAAGGCCTACGTGGACAGCCTCGACGAGGAGGAGATCCGGAATTACCGGGGGACCATCACGGAGCCGGGGCGCGAGAGCCCGTACCGCAGCCGGTCGGTGGAGGAAAACCTCGACCTGTTCGCCCGCATGCGGGCCGGCGAGTTCCCGGACGGCGCGCACGTCCTGCGCGCCCGCATCGACATGTCGGCCAGGAACATGAAGATGCGCGATCCGCTCCTTTACCGGATCCGCCACGCGACGCATTACCGCAGGGGCGACGACTGGTGCATCTACCCGATGTACGACTTCGCCCACCCGCTGTCGGACGCGATCGAGAATATAACGCACTCGATCTGCACGCTCGAGTTCGAGAACAACCGGGCGATCTACGACTGGCTGGTCGACAACCTCTTTCCCGAGCCCCGGCCCCGGCAGTACGAGTTCGCGCGACTGAACCTCGACTACACGGTGATGAGCAAGCGCAAGCTGCTCCGGCTCGTGGAGGAGAACCATGTTTCCGGGTGGGACGACCCGCGCATGCCGACGATCGCCGGGATGCGGCGCCGCGGGTACACGCCCGAGGGGATCCGCCTGTTCGTTTCCCGGATCGGCGTCGACAAGGCCAACAGCCGCGTGAGCATGGAGCTGCTCGAGGACGCCATCCGGGACGATCTCAACGCGCGGGCTCCCCGGGTCCTGGCGGTCCTGCGTCCCCTGAAGATGACGGTCGTGAACCAGCCCCCCGGCGAGGTCGAATGGTTCGACGCGCCGTACTGGCCTCACGACGTCCCCCGCGAAGGATCGCGCCGGCTGCCGTTCTCCCGGGAGCTGTTCATCGAGCGGACCGATTTCCGCGAGGACCCGCCCTCCGACTGGATGCGCCTGCGCCCCGGAGGGGAGGTGCGCTTGAGGAACGCCTGCATCGTCCGCTGCGACGAGGTCGTCAAGGATCCGTCCACCGGCGAGGCGGTGGAGCTGCGCTGCACGCGCCTCCCCGAGCCGCAGGGCGGCGCGGCGGGCGGGAAGCGCCGCCGGAGCGCGACGATCCAGTGGCTGTCGGCCGCTCACGCCGTGCGGGCGGAGGTGCGGATTTTCTACCGCCTGTTCACCGCGGCCGATCCCGAAGCGGTGGAAGAGGGGAAGGATTTCAAGGATTGCCTGAACCCGGACTCGGTCGAGATTCTCCGTGGGTGCCTGATCGAGCCCGGGCTGGCGGGCGCCTCCCCCGGCGAACGCTTCCAGTTCGTGCGCCACGGCTATTTCATCCTGGACCCCGTCGATTCGAAGCCGGACGCTCCCGTGTTTCTCCGGATCATCGAACTCAGGGACAGCTACAAGGAAGGGAAGGTTTCGGGAACGGAAACCGCCGCCGTTGCACCCGCGAGGCCCGCCGCTCCTGCGAAACCTTCCGTCCCGCGGCCGGCAGCCTCGCAAGCCGCGCCGCCGCGCGCCGCGCAGATCGCGGACGAGCGGGCCAGGGCGCGGGCGGGGAACCCGGCACTTTCCGAAAGGTATGACGCGTACGTCCGCACGCCGGGGCTTTCGCCCGAGCTGGCCGACGTGCTTGCGGGGGACCCGGCCGTTTCGGCCTTCTTCGACTCAGCGGTCGCCGCATGGCCCAACGCCAGGGCCATCGCCAACTGGACGGCCAACGACGTCCTGCGGGAGCTGAAGGAGCGCCCGATCGGCGAGCTGCCGTTCGGCGGCGCGGAGCTGGCGGACCTGGTCCGCCGGGTCGACGAGGGGAAAATCACCTCCGCCGCGGCGAAGGCGGTCTTCGCGGAGATGATGGCCGGCGGGGGAACGCCGGGGGAGGTCGTCCGGAAGCTCGGCCTCGACCGTGCGGTCTCCGAAACGGATCTGGCTGCGGCGGTGGAAGCGGCGATCGCCTCGATGCCGGACAAGGCGGAGGCGTACCGCGCGGGCAAGACCAGCCTGCTCGGCCTGTTCACGGGGCAGGTGATGAAGGCGACGGGCGGAAAAGCCGACCCGAAGGCCGTGCAGGAAGCGATCCGTAGGATACTGGGGTAAAGCGACGCGGAGGCGCGGGAGGACATGAACACCGAGGAGATCCCGGTCAGGGACGGGAAGGGTTTCATACACATCGCATTCGGCTCGAATAAATGGCAGTTCGAGAAGATCGACGAAGAGCAGCGGGTGCCGGAGGAGGTCGAGGATGCGTTGACCCGCGTCCGCAGCGCTGCGATGTACCTGCAGAAGAACTGGAAGAGGATCCACGCCGATGACCGCGCGATGGGCGAGGCGGGGATGTCGGCGGACATCGCGCGGATCCGCGACGCCGGCTATTCCATCCTCGGGATCCTGAAATACGCGGCTCTGCCCGGGAGCGCCGACCGCCGGAAGTACAACGCCTGGTTCCGGGTCGTCAGGGAGGAGTAACCCTGCTTCATCAGGCCGCGCTTTCCGCCTTGTAGCGCGCGAGCAGCCCGGAACGCACGGCCTTCCTGTGGACCCGCGCGAACACCCAGACCGCCAGCCCGATGTAAAGCGCGCAAAGCCCGAAAGCCCACGGCAGGGCGCCCCCGGTATAAGGATTTCCCGCGATGATCGCGCGCACTCCCTCGAACACGTGCGACGGCGGCAGCAGCCGCGAGACCCACTGCATCCACGAAGGCAGCGTCGCCACCGGGTAGAACACCGCCGCGAAGGGGGTGACGACCGCCGGGATGGGCCAGACGAGCCATTCGGAGGCGGGCCCGAACCGCAGGACGAGCGAGCAGCCGAGGATTCCGAGAGCGATCCCGAACAGGAAAAGCACCAGGAGGAAGGGGACGAGCATCGGCCCGTAGGCGAGGAACCGGAGCCCGAAGGCCGCGGCCGCCAGGCCGACCATCACGAGGAGCCCCATGAGGCTCGTCGCGACGCTGAAGATCACCAGCCCCCCCAGATATTCGAGGATCGAGAGCGGCGAGGCGAACAGGTTCAGGAAGTTCTGCGACCAGACGTCCTCGAGAAAGCCCGTCGTCAC
Coding sequences:
- the gspD gene encoding type II secretion system secretin GspD; this encodes MTRETLMPIKAILIAAMLLFATAAPAAETEQPVAPPAPAQEEGPLPAIRLPAEAAPPSAPSGAPAPGAKPPGKPKSGRAPVYISLDFTDVELPVLIKFMSEQTRKNFIFDERVQGKVTIISPRKMTEEEAYNVFLSVLQVKGFTTVDFGNTIKIVPAREARQDTIATDGKGKPGAEFITRLIPLQHVETTEVVQLLTPLLSKDGMISPIASSNTVMLIDTRSNIDRLMGILRLVDVESQGEMKLFQLNYASAQDLAKTLELLFQTSAAPGAPATPAAARGAARRLSPAQGAVVKFIPEARTNHLIVLAPPDVLNDVADLIARLDVAGPAAGGKINVYYLENADAEEVAKVLSSLSGSQPGQVATQVRPPATAAQPAARALIAAELEGGVKVTADKATNSLVIVASPNDYETLVQVIRKLDIRRRQVFVEAAIMEITLDKGLDVGVEFRGAFQTSKKDDGAVLTGTNFDFAGNINSLLGSLATGNPLVFSGTGLLAGGIGGNVKLPDGTEVPAVAAILRAAQTNDNVKILSSPHLLTQNNKEAEIIVGSNVPFITSQSRDSTNLANVINTVERKDVGVTLRITPHIHESEFVSLDIYQESSALQATSLLDTSSVGPTTTKRSAKTTVLVKSGDTVVIGGIVQETDIKNESKVPLLGDIPLLGYLFRFKSTSKNRTNLVILLTPHIITEPGMLNKALEDRQRRLLGAFDPKSEEIQRALPQRKEEVRP
- the gspC gene encoding type II secretion system protein GspC, which gives rise to MRKPVFQGVLGVSILVSAVSLGVMLTRYISLRAYAPKAAPKSAPAPSARPAPAPAPETWKNLFAPSAGMTLPSKLPAVASGGAAVARSNFALIGTIVSSRPGDSRAVLWADGMKEPKVVRINTDVEPGAVLTYVSRDQARISRGGETEQLDLLPVGSKGRTVAPAAPPPAAGRSAAPPPSAGAPGGNDIRVERLAENAFALNEADVAHLAGNINQYMTQIRMVPYFEANKSAGYRIAAIRPGTTFEKLGFQGGDVLQQVNGVALSSPENLYTIFQNLKDEKQLTVDIIRRGQKSTLKYEIR
- a CDS encoding glutamine--tRNA ligase/YqeY domain fusion protein, encoding MSDTRPGPAGPEIRQSTDFLRDIVRQHTRSGTYGGRVVTRFPPEPNGYLHIGHAKSICLNFGIASEFGGICHLRMDDTNPETEDMKYVEAIMRDVRWLGFDWRDKMFYASDYYERLYDLAVRLIRDGKAYVDSLDEEEIRNYRGTITEPGRESPYRSRSVEENLDLFARMRAGEFPDGAHVLRARIDMSARNMKMRDPLLYRIRHATHYRRGDDWCIYPMYDFAHPLSDAIENITHSICTLEFENNRAIYDWLVDNLFPEPRPRQYEFARLNLDYTVMSKRKLLRLVEENHVSGWDDPRMPTIAGMRRRGYTPEGIRLFVSRIGVDKANSRVSMELLEDAIRDDLNARAPRVLAVLRPLKMTVVNQPPGEVEWFDAPYWPHDVPREGSRRLPFSRELFIERTDFREDPPSDWMRLRPGGEVRLRNACIVRCDEVVKDPSTGEAVELRCTRLPEPQGGAAGGKRRRSATIQWLSAAHAVRAEVRIFYRLFTAADPEAVEEGKDFKDCLNPDSVEILRGCLIEPGLAGASPGERFQFVRHGYFILDPVDSKPDAPVFLRIIELRDSYKEGKVSGTETAAVAPARPAAPAKPSVPRPAASQAAPPRAAQIADERARARAGNPALSERYDAYVRTPGLSPELADVLAGDPAVSAFFDSAVAAWPNARAIANWTANDVLRELKERPIGELPFGGAELADLVRRVDEGKITSAAAKAVFAEMMAGGGTPGEVVRKLGLDRAVSETDLAAAVEAAIASMPDKAEAYRAGKTSLLGLFTGQVMKATGGKADPKAVQEAIRRILG
- a CDS encoding ABC transporter permease; the encoded protein is MPRFRRTAAIVLRQYYLHRGSPARMLSLYAWILVDIVLWGFISRYLNTLASPGTDFIPMLLGAVLLWDFFTRVMHSVTTGFLEDVWSQNFLNLFASPLSILEYLGGLVIFSVATSLMGLLVMVGLAAAAFGLRFLAYGPMLVPFLLVLFLFGIALGILGCSLVLRFGPASEWLVWPIPAVVTPFAAVFYPVATLPSWMQWVSRLLPPSHVFEGVRAIIAGNPYTGGALPWAFGLCALYIGLAVWVFARVHRKAVRSGLLARYKAESAA